In one window of Pseudomonas chlororaphis subsp. chlororaphis DNA:
- a CDS encoding c-type cytochrome — MTLKRLSVVLLACLTLSACGGVDPNSPLGQRKAIFKQMLKTGEDLGGMLRGRIPFDGPRFTEGAIKLDNLSHEPWKHFPQVKEQEHSSATDDVWQKQARFQELARTLEAATGELVIASKVQPYKASNLGPAVQKVEDACSACHKEFRDH; from the coding sequence ATGACGCTTAAAAGACTCTCTGTTGTATTGCTGGCCTGCCTGACGTTGTCCGCCTGCGGCGGTGTCGATCCGAACTCCCCGCTGGGTCAGCGCAAGGCGATCTTCAAACAGATGCTCAAGACCGGTGAAGACCTGGGCGGCATGCTCCGTGGGCGTATCCCGTTCGACGGCCCGCGCTTTACCGAAGGCGCGATCAAGCTGGACAACCTGTCCCACGAACCCTGGAAGCACTTCCCGCAGGTCAAGGAACAGGAGCACAGCAGCGCGACTGACGATGTCTGGCAGAAGCAGGCACGTTTCCAGGAACTGGCCCGTACCCTCGAGGCGGCCACCGGTGAACTGGTCATCGCCAGCAAGGTCCAGCCATACAAGGCCAGCAACCTGGGGCCGGCGGTGCAGAAAGTCGAAGATGCCTGCAGCGCCTGCCATAAAGAGTTTCGTGATCACTGA
- the epd gene encoding erythrose-4-phosphate dehydrogenase, with the protein MPQLRPYKVALNGYGRIGRCVLRALFERGAAAGFEIVAINDLADMASVEYLTRFDSTHGRFPGEVKVDGDCLHINGNCVKVLRSATPEGIDWASLGVDLVLECSGAYHTREDGQRFLDAGAPRVLFSQPMASEADVDATIVYGVNQDCLTGAELLVSNASCTTNCGVPLLRLLDQAIGLEYVSITTIHSAMNDQPVIDAYHHEDLRRTRSAFQSVIPVSTGLARGIERLLPELAGRIQAKAVRVPTVNVSCLDITMQTVSDTDTGEVNRILREAATSGPLKGLLAYTELPHASCDFNHDPHSAIVDASQTRVSGPRLVNILAWFDNEWGFANRMLDVAGHYLQTAAPKAVS; encoded by the coding sequence ATGCCTCAACTGCGTCCCTACAAAGTTGCACTCAACGGCTACGGCCGGATCGGTCGTTGTGTCTTGCGTGCCCTGTTCGAACGGGGGGCTGCGGCCGGGTTCGAGATTGTCGCGATCAACGATCTGGCCGACATGGCCAGCGTGGAATACCTGACACGCTTCGACTCCACCCACGGCCGGTTTCCTGGCGAAGTGAAGGTCGACGGCGACTGTCTGCATATCAATGGCAACTGCGTGAAGGTCCTGCGCAGTGCCACCCCCGAAGGCATCGATTGGGCGTCCCTGGGCGTCGATCTGGTGCTCGAATGCTCCGGCGCCTATCACACCCGTGAAGACGGCCAGCGTTTCCTCGACGCCGGTGCGCCGCGGGTGCTGTTTTCCCAGCCGATGGCCAGCGAGGCGGATGTCGACGCCACCATCGTCTACGGCGTCAACCAGGACTGCCTGACCGGCGCCGAGCTGCTGGTGTCCAACGCGTCCTGCACCACCAACTGCGGCGTGCCGCTGTTGCGCCTGCTGGACCAGGCCATTGGTCTGGAATACGTGTCGATCACCACCATCCACTCGGCGATGAATGACCAGCCGGTGATCGACGCCTATCACCATGAAGACCTGCGCCGCACCCGTTCGGCGTTCCAGTCGGTGATCCCGGTGTCCACTGGTCTGGCGCGCGGTATCGAACGGCTGCTGCCGGAACTTGCCGGGCGAATTCAGGCCAAAGCTGTGCGCGTGCCGACCGTCAACGTGTCCTGCCTCGACATCACGATGCAGACCGTGAGCGATACCGACACCGGCGAAGTCAACCGGATCCTGCGCGAGGCCGCCACCAGCGGTCCGCTCAAGGGCCTGTTGGCCTATACCGAGTTGCCGCACGCCAGTTGTGATTTCAACCATGATCCGCATTCGGCGATCGTCGATGCCAGCCAGACCCGTGTTTCCGGCCCGCGGCTGGTGAACATCCTGGCCTGGTTCGACAACGAATGGGGTTTTGCCAACCGAATGCTGGACGTTGCAGGACACTATCTGCAAACAGCCGCACCCAAAGCTGTCTCTTAA
- a CDS encoding MliC family protein produces MKGFIAVAALGLLAGCANFDLFKPAETDNWTTWVCDSQAQVVWRYTDSSRKEVDVRLGGADQVYRLKLEPSGSGSLYSNDMLAFHEKGDEGLVYWVATNDLIGRGCKAP; encoded by the coding sequence ATGAAAGGCTTTATCGCCGTGGCTGCGCTGGGATTGCTGGCAGGTTGCGCCAACTTCGACCTGTTCAAGCCGGCCGAGACGGACAACTGGACGACCTGGGTGTGCGACAGCCAGGCGCAAGTGGTCTGGCGCTACACCGACAGCAGCCGCAAGGAAGTCGATGTGCGGTTGGGCGGGGCCGATCAGGTCTATCGCCTGAAGCTGGAGCCGAGCGGTTCCGGTTCGCTGTACAGCAACGACATGCTGGCGTTTCACGAAAAAGGTGACGAAGGCCTGGTTTACTGGGTCGCCACCAACGATTTGATCGGCCGCGGCTGTAAAGCGCCGTAG
- a CDS encoding phosphoglycerate kinase, which translates to MTVLKMSDLDLQGKRVLIREDLNVPVKDGVVTSDARILASLPTIKLALEKGAAVMVCSHLGRPTEGEFSAENSLKPVADYLSRALGREVPLVADYLGGVDVKAGDIVLFENVRFNKGEKKNADELARQYADLCDVFVMDAFGTAHRAEGSTHGVAKFAKVAAAGPLLAAELDALGKALGAPAKPMAAIVAGSKVSTKLDVLNSLSQICDQLIVGGGIANTFLAAAGHPVGKSLYEPDLLDTARAIAAKVSVPLPVDVVVAKEFAESATATVKLIAEVAADDMILDIGPQTAANFAELLKSSKTILWNGPVGVFEFDQFGNGTKVLAQAIAESAAFSIAGGGDTLAAIDKYGVAEQISYISTGGGAFLEFVEGKVLPAVEVLESRAKA; encoded by the coding sequence ATGACCGTGTTGAAGATGTCCGACCTCGATCTGCAAGGTAAGCGCGTACTGATCCGCGAAGACCTCAACGTCCCAGTCAAGGACGGTGTTGTCACCAGCGATGCGCGTATCCTGGCTTCGCTGCCGACCATCAAGCTGGCCCTGGAAAAAGGCGCGGCCGTGATGGTCTGCTCGCACCTCGGCCGTCCGACCGAAGGCGAGTTCTCCGCCGAGAACAGCCTCAAACCAGTGGCCGACTACCTGAGCCGTGCCCTGGGTCGTGAAGTGCCGCTGGTGGCCGACTACCTGGGCGGCGTCGACGTCAAGGCCGGCGACATCGTGCTGTTCGAGAACGTGCGCTTCAACAAGGGCGAGAAAAAGAACGCCGACGAACTGGCCCGGCAATACGCCGACCTGTGCGACGTGTTCGTGATGGACGCCTTCGGCACCGCGCACCGCGCCGAGGGTTCGACCCACGGCGTGGCCAAGTTCGCCAAGGTCGCCGCTGCCGGCCCGCTGCTGGCTGCCGAGCTGGACGCGCTGGGCAAGGCCCTGGGCGCCCCGGCCAAGCCGATGGCCGCTATCGTCGCCGGCTCCAAGGTGTCGACCAAGCTCGACGTGCTCAATAGCCTGAGCCAGATCTGCGACCAACTGATCGTTGGCGGCGGCATCGCCAACACCTTCCTCGCCGCTGCCGGTCACCCGGTCGGCAAGTCGCTGTACGAGCCGGACCTGCTGGATACCGCGCGCGCCATCGCCGCCAAGGTCAGCGTGCCGCTGCCGGTGGACGTGGTGGTGGCCAAGGAATTCGCCGAAAGCGCGACCGCTACCGTCAAGCTGATTGCCGAGGTGGCGGCCGACGACATGATCCTGGACATCGGCCCGCAAACCGCGGCGAACTTCGCCGAGCTGCTGAAGTCGTCGAAGACCATCCTGTGGAACGGTCCGGTCGGCGTGTTCGAGTTCGACCAGTTCGGTAACGGCACCAAGGTGCTGGCCCAGGCCATCGCGGAGAGCGCGGCGTTCTCCATCGCTGGCGGCGGCGACACCCTGGCAGCCATCGATAAATATGGCGTGGCCGAGCAAATCTCCTACATTTCTACCGGCGGTGGCGCTTTCCTCGAATTCGTCGAGGGCAAGGTGCTGCCGGCGGTCGAAGTCCTGGAAAGCCGGGCCAAAGCCTGA
- a CDS encoding ArsR/SmtB family transcription factor, with protein sequence MNLRAPSMKHDDCDELATLCKAGGDPLRLNVLRALANDSFGVLELAQIFAIGQSGMSHHLKVLAQADLVATRREGNAIFYRRALPHTELLGGRLHAALLDEVDNLTLPGEVQSRIGLVHRQRAAASQDFFSRVAEKFRAQQDLIAGLPQYRESVLALLDKLHFTDTATAIEVGPGDGSFLPELARRFARVTALDNSPAMLELARQVCERETLANVSLQLADALNGVSLAADCVVLNMVLHHFAAPADALKRLAGLLQPGGSLLVTELCSHNQSWAREACGDLWLGFDQDDLARWATAAGLVPGESLYVGLRNGFQIQVRHFQRPAGDTHHR encoded by the coding sequence ATGAATTTACGCGCGCCTTCCATGAAGCATGACGACTGCGACGAGCTGGCGACCCTGTGCAAGGCCGGCGGCGATCCGCTGCGGTTGAATGTATTGCGCGCGCTGGCCAACGACTCGTTCGGCGTACTGGAACTGGCACAGATCTTCGCCATCGGCCAATCCGGCATGAGCCACCACCTGAAGGTCCTGGCCCAGGCCGACCTGGTGGCAACCCGCCGCGAAGGCAACGCGATCTTCTACCGGCGCGCCCTGCCCCACACCGAACTGCTGGGCGGCAGGCTGCACGCCGCCCTGCTGGATGAAGTGGACAACCTGACGCTGCCCGGCGAAGTGCAATCGCGTATCGGCCTGGTGCACCGCCAGCGGGCGGCCGCCAGCCAGGACTTTTTCTCACGGGTCGCGGAGAAGTTTCGCGCCCAGCAGGACCTGATCGCAGGACTGCCCCAGTACCGCGAAAGCGTGCTGGCGCTGCTCGACAAGCTGCACTTCACAGACACCGCCACGGCGATCGAAGTCGGCCCCGGGGATGGCAGTTTCCTGCCGGAACTGGCCCGTCGTTTCGCCCGGGTGACCGCGCTGGACAACAGCCCGGCCATGCTCGAACTGGCACGCCAGGTCTGTGAACGCGAAACGCTGGCTAACGTCAGCCTGCAATTGGCCGATGCACTGAATGGCGTGAGCCTGGCGGCCGACTGCGTGGTGCTGAACATGGTCCTGCACCATTTCGCCGCGCCAGCCGATGCGCTAAAACGCCTGGCCGGCTTGCTGCAACCGGGCGGCAGCCTGTTAGTGACAGAGCTGTGCAGCCACAACCAGAGTTGGGCCAGGGAGGCCTGCGGTGATCTCTGGCTGGGGTTTGACCAGGATGATCTGGCCCGCTGGGCCACCGCTGCGGGACTGGTTCCCGGAGAAAGTCTGTATGTAGGTTTACGTAATGGTTTCCAGATCCAGGTCCGCCACTTTCAGCGACCGGCTGGCGACACTCACCATCGGTAA
- the tkt gene encoding transketolase produces the protein MPSRRERANAIRALSMDAVQKANSGHPGAPMGMADIAEVLWRDYLKHNPSNPSFADRDRFVLSNGHGSMLIYSLLHLTGYDVTIDDLKSFRQLHSRTPGHPEFGYTPGVETTTGPLGQGLANAVGFALAEKVLAAQFNRPGHNVVDHHTYVFLGDGCMMEGISHEVASLAGTLGLGKLIAFYDDNGISIDGEVEGWFTDDTPKRFEAYNWQVIRNVDGHDPEEIKTAIDTARKSEQPTLICCKTTIGFGSPNKQGKEDCHGAPLGAEEIALTRAALKWNHGPFEIPADIYAEWDAKEAGRAVEAEWDQRFSAYSAEFPELANELVRRLSGDLPADFSEKADAYIAEVAAKGETIASRKASQNALNAFGPLLPEFLGGSADLAGSNLTLWKGCKGVSAEDASGNYMYYGVREFGMTAIMNGVALHGGLVPYGATFLMFMEYARNAVRMSALMKQRVIHVYTHDSIGLGEDGPTHQPIEQIASLRCTPNLDTWRPADAVESAVAWKNAIERKDGPSALIFSRQNLQHQTRNAVQIAEISRGGYVLKDCAGEPELILIATGSEVGLAVQAFDKLTEQGRKVRVVSMPCTSVFDAQDAGYKQSVLPLQVSARIAIEAAHADYWYKYVGLEGRVIGMTTYGESAPAPALFEEFGFTLENILGQAEELLED, from the coding sequence ATGCCAAGCCGTCGTGAGCGTGCCAACGCCATTCGTGCCCTCAGCATGGATGCCGTGCAAAAAGCCAACAGCGGCCATCCCGGCGCCCCCATGGGGATGGCGGATATCGCCGAGGTACTTTGGCGTGACTACCTGAAGCACAACCCGAGCAATCCATCTTTCGCCGACCGTGACCGCTTCGTGCTGTCCAACGGCCACGGCTCGATGCTGATCTACTCGCTGCTGCACCTGACCGGCTACGACGTCACCATCGACGACCTGAAGAGCTTCCGCCAGCTGCACAGCCGCACTCCGGGCCACCCGGAATTCGGCTACACCCCGGGCGTCGAGACCACCACCGGCCCGCTGGGCCAAGGTCTGGCCAATGCCGTGGGCTTCGCCCTGGCGGAAAAGGTCCTGGCGGCGCAGTTCAACCGTCCCGGCCACAACGTCGTCGACCACCACACCTACGTGTTCCTGGGTGATGGCTGCATGATGGAAGGCATTTCCCATGAAGTCGCTTCCCTGGCCGGCACCCTGGGCCTGGGCAAGCTGATTGCCTTCTACGATGACAACGGCATCTCCATCGACGGCGAAGTCGAAGGCTGGTTCACCGACGATACGCCAAAGCGTTTCGAAGCCTACAACTGGCAGGTGATCCGCAACGTCGACGGTCACGACCCGGAAGAGATCAAGACCGCAATCGACACCGCGCGCAAAAGCGAGCAGCCAACCCTGATCTGCTGCAAGACCACCATCGGCTTCGGTTCGCCGAACAAGCAAGGCAAGGAAGACTGCCACGGTGCGCCACTGGGCGCCGAGGAAATCGCCCTGACCCGCGCCGCGCTGAAGTGGAACCACGGTCCGTTCGAAATCCCGGCCGACATCTATGCCGAATGGGATGCCAAGGAAGCCGGTCGCGCCGTCGAAGCCGAGTGGGACCAGCGTTTCTCCGCCTACTCCGCCGAATTCCCTGAGCTGGCCAACGAGCTGGTGCGTCGCCTGAGCGGCGACCTGCCGGCCGATTTCTCCGAGAAGGCCGATGCCTACATCGCCGAAGTCGCGGCCAAGGGCGAAACCATCGCCAGCCGTAAGGCCAGCCAGAACGCCTTGAACGCGTTTGGCCCGCTGCTGCCGGAATTCCTCGGCGGTTCGGCTGACCTGGCCGGTTCCAACCTGACCCTGTGGAAAGGCTGCAAGGGCGTCAGCGCCGAAGATGCCAGCGGCAACTACATGTACTACGGCGTTCGTGAGTTCGGCATGACCGCCATCATGAACGGCGTGGCCCTGCACGGCGGCCTGGTGCCTTACGGCGCGACCTTCCTGATGTTCATGGAATACGCGCGCAACGCGGTACGCATGTCGGCCCTGATGAAGCAGCGCGTGATCCATGTCTACACCCACGACTCCATCGGTCTGGGCGAAGACGGCCCGACGCACCAGCCGATCGAGCAGATCGCCAGCCTGCGCTGCACCCCGAACCTCGACACCTGGCGTCCAGCCGATGCCGTGGAATCGGCGGTGGCCTGGAAAAACGCGATCGAGCGCAAGGACGGTCCTTCGGCGCTGATCTTCTCCCGCCAGAACCTGCAGCATCAGACCCGCAATGCCGTGCAGATCGCTGAAATCAGCCGCGGCGGCTACGTGCTCAAGGACTGCGCAGGCGAGCCTGAGCTGATCCTGATCGCCACCGGTTCCGAAGTCGGCCTGGCGGTGCAGGCTTTCGACAAGCTGACCGAGCAGGGCCGCAAGGTGCGCGTGGTGTCCATGCCATGCACCAGCGTGTTCGATGCCCAGGACGCCGGCTACAAGCAGTCGGTCCTGCCGCTGCAGGTCAGCGCGCGTATCGCCATCGAGGCCGCTCACGCGGACTACTGGTACAAGTACGTCGGCCTGGAAGGTCGCGTCATCGGCATGACCACCTACGGCGAGTCGGCGCCTGCGCCGGCCTTGTTCGAAGAGTTCGGTTTCACCCTGGAAAACATCCTGGGTCAGGCCGAAGAGCTGCTGGAAGACTAA
- a CDS encoding DUF1090 domain-containing protein translates to MKFLAPLTLFAAFALTTPALMAAEQAPELTGCAAKRQAISTQFEQAKAHGNSEQQAGLEKALNEVTANCTDASLKKERENKVLDAKHEVSRRQTDLDKAMKKGDAEKINKRKDKLAESRKELQEALDELDK, encoded by the coding sequence ATGAAATTTCTTGCACCGCTCACCCTCTTCGCCGCATTCGCCCTGACAACCCCAGCCCTGATGGCCGCCGAGCAGGCCCCGGAACTCACCGGCTGCGCCGCCAAGCGCCAGGCCATCAGCACCCAGTTCGAACAGGCCAAGGCCCACGGCAACAGCGAACAACAGGCCGGCCTGGAAAAAGCCCTGAACGAAGTCACCGCGAACTGCACCGACGCCTCGCTGAAAAAGGAACGCGAAAACAAGGTGCTGGACGCCAAGCACGAAGTCAGCCGGCGCCAGACCGACCTGGACAAGGCCATGAAAAAAGGCGACGCCGAGAAGATCAACAAGCGCAAGGACAAGCTGGCCGAGTCCCGCAAGGAATTGCAGGAAGCCCTCGACGAACTGGACAAGTAA
- the mltA gene encoding murein transglycosylase A, whose product MNTRFKLWRRHLAWALPTAILLAGCNGGEVGKPPQPHAIATYTSASWETLPTVSDDDLLAGFGSWRSACTRLKADPVWGPTCATAANVPLTALDVRSFLKQHLDVYGLRSASGSSNGLITGYYEPVYPGSLTQTQAASVPVYGVPEDMIIVALDSIYPELKGKRLRGRLEGRVLKPYDDAATIETKGVKAPVIAWLTDPMNLQFLQIQGSGRIQLEDGRQLRIGYADQNGHPYRPIGRWLVDQGELKKEDVTMGTIAAWAKANPNRIPELLGSNPSYVFFNRNPDSNEGPRGSLNVPLTSGYSVAVDRKVIPLGSLLWLSTTRPDGSSLIRPVAAQDTGGAIAGEVRADLFWGTGDAAGQLAGDMKQQGQIWMLWPKGATLPKVPEVTDSK is encoded by the coding sequence ATGAACACCCGTTTCAAGCTGTGGCGTCGACACCTGGCCTGGGCCTTGCCGACCGCGATCCTGCTGGCCGGATGCAATGGCGGCGAAGTCGGCAAGCCACCCCAGCCCCATGCCATCGCCACCTATACCAGCGCCAGTTGGGAAACCTTGCCCACTGTGTCCGACGACGACCTGCTGGCCGGCTTCGGTTCCTGGCGCAGCGCCTGCACCCGGCTGAAAGCCGACCCGGTGTGGGGCCCGACCTGCGCGACGGCGGCCAATGTGCCGCTCACCGCCCTCGATGTCCGCAGCTTTCTCAAGCAGCACCTGGACGTCTACGGCCTGCGCTCGGCCAGTGGCAGCAGCAACGGCCTGATCACCGGCTACTACGAGCCGGTCTATCCGGGCAGCCTGACCCAGACCCAGGCCGCGTCAGTACCGGTCTATGGCGTGCCGGAAGACATGATCATCGTCGCCCTCGACAGCATTTATCCCGAACTCAAGGGCAAGCGCCTGCGCGGCCGCCTCGAAGGCCGGGTGCTGAAACCCTACGACGATGCCGCGACCATCGAGACCAAGGGGGTCAAGGCGCCGGTGATTGCCTGGCTGACTGACCCGATGAACCTGCAATTCCTGCAGATCCAGGGCTCGGGTCGTATCCAGCTGGAAGACGGGCGCCAGTTGCGCATCGGTTATGCCGACCAGAACGGCCACCCCTACCGCCCCATCGGCCGCTGGCTGGTGGATCAGGGCGAGCTGAAGAAAGAAGACGTGACCATGGGCACCATCGCGGCCTGGGCCAAGGCCAACCCCAATCGCATCCCGGAATTGCTGGGCAGCAACCCCAGCTACGTGTTCTTCAACCGCAACCCGGACAGCAACGAAGGCCCGCGCGGCTCGCTGAACGTACCGCTGACGTCCGGCTACAGCGTGGCGGTGGACCGCAAGGTGATTCCGCTGGGCAGCCTGTTATGGCTCTCCACCACCAGGCCCGATGGCAGCAGCCTGATCCGCCCGGTGGCGGCACAGGACACCGGTGGCGCGATCGCCGGCGAAGTTCGCGCCGACCTGTTCTGGGGCACCGGCGACGCGGCCGGGCAACTGGCGGGAGACATGAAACAGCAGGGCCAGATCTGGATGCTCTGGCCCAAGGGCGCCACGCTGCCGAAAGTGCCTGAAGTCACCGACAGCAAATAG
- the metK gene encoding methionine adenosyltransferase codes for MSEYSLFTSESVSEGHPDKIADQISDAVLDAIIAQDKHARVAVETLVKTGVAIVAGEVTTSAWVDLEQIVRDVITDIGYTSSDVGFDGATCGVLNIIGKQSPDINQGVDRAKPEDQGAGDQGLMFGYASNETDVLMPAPITFSHQLVQRQAEARKSGLLPWLRPDAKSQVTCRYEGGKVVGIDAVVLSTQHNPDVSYKDLREGVMELIVKHVLPAELLSKDTQFHINPTGQFIIGGPVGDCGLTGRKIIVDSYGGMARHGGGAFSGKDPSKVDRSAAYAGRYVAKNIVAAGLAERCEIQVSYAIGVAQPTSISLNTFGTGKISDDKIIKLVREVFDLRPYAITTMLDLLHPMYRETAAYGHFGRTPQTKTVGDDTFTTFTWEKTDRAETLRAAANL; via the coding sequence ATGAGCGAATACTCCCTTTTCACCTCCGAGTCCGTGTCTGAAGGGCATCCGGACAAAATCGCCGACCAGATTTCCGATGCGGTGCTGGACGCCATCATTGCCCAGGACAAGCACGCCCGCGTAGCGGTGGAAACCCTGGTCAAGACCGGTGTGGCCATCGTCGCCGGCGAAGTCACCACCTCGGCCTGGGTTGACCTGGAGCAGATCGTTCGTGACGTCATCACCGACATCGGCTACACCAGCTCCGACGTCGGTTTCGACGGTGCGACCTGCGGCGTGCTGAACATCATCGGCAAGCAGTCCCCCGACATCAACCAGGGTGTCGACCGCGCCAAGCCTGAAGACCAGGGCGCCGGCGACCAGGGCCTGATGTTCGGCTACGCCAGCAACGAAACCGATGTGCTGATGCCGGCCCCGATCACCTTCTCGCACCAACTGGTGCAGCGCCAGGCCGAAGCCCGCAAGTCCGGCCTGCTGCCGTGGCTGCGTCCGGATGCCAAGTCCCAGGTCACCTGCCGCTACGAAGGCGGCAAGGTGGTCGGCATCGACGCCGTGGTCCTGTCGACCCAGCACAACCCTGACGTGTCGTACAAAGACCTGCGCGAAGGCGTGATGGAACTGATCGTCAAGCACGTGCTGCCGGCCGAGCTGCTGTCCAAGGACACCCAGTTCCACATCAACCCGACTGGCCAGTTCATCATCGGCGGCCCGGTCGGCGACTGCGGCCTGACCGGTCGCAAGATCATCGTCGACAGCTACGGCGGCATGGCCCGTCACGGCGGCGGCGCGTTCTCCGGCAAGGACCCATCGAAGGTCGACCGTTCGGCCGCCTATGCCGGTCGTTACGTGGCCAAGAACATCGTCGCCGCCGGCCTGGCCGAGCGCTGCGAGATCCAGGTGTCCTACGCCATCGGCGTGGCGCAACCGACTTCGATCTCGCTGAACACCTTCGGCACCGGCAAGATCAGCGACGACAAGATCATCAAGCTGGTGCGCGAAGTGTTCGACCTGCGTCCGTACGCGATCACCACCATGCTCGACCTGCTGCACCCGATGTACCGCGAAACCGCGGCCTACGGCCACTTCGGCCGTACCCCGCAAACCAAGACCGTGGGTGATGACACCTTCACCACCTTCACCTGGGAAAAGACCGACCGCGCCGAAACCCTGCGCGCCGCTGCCAACCTGTAA
- the ligB gene encoding NAD-dependent DNA ligase LigB — translation MPYRATLLAAILLSAIALPSVASPCPDWTPAQAQTETATLQQQINRWDDSYHREGLSPVTDELYDQSRARLEHWQSCFPTVSADRANPLRTARGTVPHPIPHTGVEKLADESAVRQWLAGREEVWVQPKIDGVAVTLIYHQGRFQQAISRGDGLQGQDWTGPAQLISAIPKRLPEPRDLLLQGELYWRQNDHIQAKAGSLNARGQVAGLLARNQLDPQQASRIGLFVWDWPQGPSTLAQRLADLKALGFTHSSEYSQRVSTFAEVRHWREHWYRSALPFASDGIVLRQSRRPEAQRWQAKAPYWIAAWKYPFAQALARVRKVDFKIGRTGRITPMLELEPVLLDDRQIRRVSVGSLPRWQKLDIRPGDQVSISLAGLTIPRLNAVILRTPQRVPLQVPDASAFHALSCWHPLPGCESQFLARLTWLSGKSGLDLPHVGAGTWEKLVDAGLINGLVDWLTLEPAELANITGLGERSIARLLSSLHSARRQPFHRWLKALGLPPTGDARLEDGWAALAARTTEQWQAQSAIGPGRAAQLSAFFRDPQVLALSEELRAAGIEGF, via the coding sequence ATGCCCTACAGAGCCACACTATTGGCCGCAATCCTCCTGAGCGCCATCGCCCTGCCAAGCGTCGCCAGCCCGTGCCCCGACTGGACACCTGCCCAGGCGCAAACCGAAACGGCCACCCTGCAACAGCAAATCAATCGCTGGGACGACAGCTACCACCGTGAAGGCCTGTCGCCGGTGACTGACGAGCTCTACGACCAGTCCCGCGCCCGGCTCGAACATTGGCAAAGCTGTTTCCCCACCGTCAGCGCAGACCGCGCCAACCCGCTACGCACCGCACGCGGTACTGTCCCGCACCCCATTCCCCATACCGGCGTGGAGAAACTGGCCGATGAAAGTGCCGTACGCCAGTGGCTCGCCGGCCGCGAGGAGGTCTGGGTCCAGCCCAAGATCGACGGCGTGGCCGTGACCCTGATCTATCACCAGGGACGCTTCCAGCAAGCCATCAGCCGCGGGGATGGCCTTCAGGGCCAGGACTGGACCGGGCCCGCGCAACTGATAAGCGCCATCCCCAAACGCCTGCCCGAACCTCGGGATCTGCTGCTACAGGGCGAGCTCTATTGGCGCCAGAACGATCACATACAGGCCAAGGCCGGCAGCCTGAATGCCCGCGGCCAGGTCGCCGGCCTATTGGCCCGCAACCAGCTGGACCCTCAGCAAGCCAGCCGGATCGGCCTGTTCGTCTGGGACTGGCCCCAAGGCCCGAGCACCCTGGCGCAGCGCCTGGCCGACCTCAAGGCCCTGGGGTTTACCCACAGCAGCGAATACAGCCAGCGCGTCAGTACGTTCGCCGAGGTCCGGCACTGGCGAGAGCACTGGTATCGCTCGGCCCTGCCCTTCGCCAGCGATGGCATCGTCCTGCGCCAGAGCCGACGTCCAGAGGCGCAACGCTGGCAGGCCAAGGCGCCCTATTGGATCGCCGCGTGGAAATACCCGTTCGCCCAGGCCCTGGCCAGGGTGCGCAAGGTCGACTTCAAGATCGGCCGCACTGGCCGGATCACCCCGATGCTCGAACTGGAGCCGGTCCTGCTCGACGACCGGCAGATCAGGCGGGTCAGCGTCGGCTCGCTGCCGCGCTGGCAAAAGCTGGATATCCGCCCTGGCGATCAGGTGTCGATCAGCCTCGCCGGCCTGACCATCCCGCGCCTGAACGCGGTGATACTGCGCACGCCCCAGCGTGTTCCGCTGCAGGTTCCGGATGCCTCGGCCTTCCATGCGCTCAGTTGCTGGCACCCCCTGCCCGGCTGTGAGAGCCAGTTCCTCGCACGCTTGACCTGGCTGAGCGGAAAATCCGGGCTGGACCTGCCCCATGTCGGCGCCGGCACCTGGGAGAAGCTGGTGGACGCCGGACTGATCAACGGCTTGGTCGATTGGTTGACCCTTGAACCTGCAGAGCTTGCTAACATTACCGGCCTTGGCGAACGCAGCATCGCGCGTTTGCTGAGCAGCCTGCACAGCGCCCGCCGGCAGCCGTTTCATCGCTGGCTCAAAGCCCTTGGACTGCCACCGACCGGCGACGCCAGGCTCGAAGATGGCTGGGCGGCGCTGGCGGCCAGAACCACCGAACAATGGCAGGCCCAAAGCGCTATCGGCCCGGGACGCGCCGCTCAGTTGAGCGCCTTTTTCCGCGATCCGCAGGTCCTGGCCTTGAGTGAAGAATTACGTGCCGCCGGAATCGAAGGCTTCTGA